In Calliopsis andreniformis isolate RMS-2024a chromosome 6, iyCalAndr_principal, whole genome shotgun sequence, a single genomic region encodes these proteins:
- the Nup58 gene encoding nuclear pore complex protein Nup58 isoform X3 translates to MSTFTFGAPTTSANTSFGFGQKPATGFNLTSTPFGSTTPTSTLSFGAPTTQTTTTGLTGFGFSNTPASSAPIQSGGLGLGTSATTTTATSLFPTPATSAPLFSGLSFGTPAASTSLSFGTPASTAATGGITFGAPVTTAPLFGSSVTGGGLLGTKSPSSTTITTTTTSKGLGGLDVSLSSKGLSQGTTNQTANKDNVWPPELLQTIDKFKEFVKEQKVLSSDIARGSARPLNRCAEDTALLMEILTTLAGSVQRDRSSADKLRQDTAKALQNAEIAQRTHDTPPGLQYENNAPLLFFMELADTFEHDLMLFRSQIETTEKHIQTMMTPKTLTPQELTMAMSKLHESLVAVAGKLQGVHSKVQQQKEQYLNFRKYVLKDNTNVFEDIKPDVKPSRSSIGKIASGPTPFGPGNKSFLSSTTLNPNRSGNYDARNRLGKI, encoded by the exons ATGTCAACATTTACTTTTGGAGCACCTACAACTTCGGCTAATACAAGTTTTGGATTTGGCCAAAA ACCAGCAACAGGTTTTAATTTAACCAGTACCCCTTTCGGTTCAACTACACCAACATCCACGCTAAGTTTTGGAGCACCTACAACACAAACAACAACTACTGGGCTTACTGGATTTGGGTTCAGTAACACCCCTGCAAGTTCTGCCCCAATACAATCAGGTGGTTTAGGTTTAGGAACAAGTGCAACTACTACAACTGCCACAAGTTTATTTCCAACTCCAGCTACTTCGGCTCCACTTTTTAGCGGTCTTAGTTTCGGTACACCTGCAGCAAGTACTAGTTTGTCATTTGGTACTCCAGCTAGTACAGCTGCAACTGGAGGTATCACTTTTGGTGCACCTGTTACCACAG CCCCACTATTTGGTAGTTCTGTTACCGGTGGAGGTTTATTAGGAACAAAATCACCTAGTAGTACTACTATTACTACAACTACCACTAGTAAAGGATTAGGAGGTTTAGATGTTTCTCTAAGTAGTAAAGGTCTTTCACAAGGAACCACCAACCAAACGGCTAACAAAGATAATGTCTGGCCACCAGAATTACTGCAAACGATAGATAAATTCAA GGAATTCGTGAAGGAACAAAAGGTATTGTCTTCAGATATTGCTAGGGGTTCTGCAAGACCATTAAATCGATGTGCTGAAGATACAGCATTATTAATGGAAATTTTAACTACGTTAGCTGGATCTGTCCAACGGGATCGTTCTTCCGCTGACAAATTAAGACAGGATACAGCGAAAGCGTTACAAAATGCTGAAATAGCTCAAAGAACTCATGATACTCCACCAGGATTACAATATGAAAATAATGCACCATTATTATTCTTCATGGAACTAGCTGATACTTTCGAACACGATTTAATGTTATTTAGGTCTCAAATTGAAACAACAGAAAAACATATACAGACCATGATGACTCCAAAGACTTTAACACCACAAG AATTGACAATGGCTATGAGTAAACTCCATGAGTCTCTCGTAGCTGTAGCTGGTAAATTACAAGGAGTACATTCCAAGGTGCAGCAACAAAAAGAACAATATCTTAATTTTCGAAAATATGTTTTAAAAGATAATACAAACGTCTTTGAAGACATTAAACCAGATGTAAAACCATCTCGAAGTAGTATAGGAAAAATTGCAAGTGGCCCAACTCCATTTGGACCAG GAAATAAGAGCTTTCTGTCGTCGACAACATTAAATCCTAATAGGTCAGGAAATTATGATGCACGAAATCGACTAG GAAAAATATAA
- the LOC143180883 gene encoding protein FAM114A2 isoform X2, with protein MATSESDDFESADEEMNHEISMKRNNRRWCSPTTIDSESDDDVECVSQTPITNMSHNRRREAYLSEKSQLAREKEAREEKIKRNEGASIKDACSKDESEQSTGSIKETSEQTNEKVTCNLKEEMCLRKDTKPMKLGSKISKEEVTLEESNVNSTIKTEDTMTSSTESHTSKRAEKLLTTESVTDELNEVDMPEEMKSDKKFKEVFKPEGWEGLGRQTMDTENSATGWGWGSWGVSSLINAASVGVSTVTSHVSQGLMLLEESMGVSEEPTPDKTESEEDFVTNDDKPEQVEEQSSFGFGNLISGVSSITKLVETTGSKVMSGGLDTLEAIGKKTMEVLQDGDPGLKKKRAFFVNEAEKPILSQVLREAKEKAETIEKTIEEKQQMRKVHFESLFDDYQGLVHLEALEMLSKQSNIKIQQHLISLDTNELNSIQETLEEIKELCDLGDEDEKEEAANVEDLKFRLQEACNDLGISITYEKLYNVCEDSKTYLAPSMTHSDQEIFEHAISVLAQFTAFSVERFHKTAELLLIKDHRSTVNEADALVQLTHILSNQIGLLANAYNSFLNTLSETSDKPDKIKANITTVFMEASNASSYIQDAFKLLIPIIQVGAI; from the exons ATGGCAACATCCGAGAGCGATGACTTCGAAAGTGCTGACGAAGAGATGAACCATGAGATATCGATGAAAAGAAATAATCGACGTTGGTGTTCGCCGACGACGATTGATTCGGAATCGGACGACGACGTGGAATGTGTGTCTCAAACGCCGATTACGAATATGAGCCACAACAGAAGAAGAGAGGCGTATTTGTCGGAGAAAAGTCAGTTGGCACGTGAAAAGGAAGCGCGTGAAGAGAAGATAAAAAGAAACGAAGGTGCTAGTATTAAGGATGCATGTAGTAAAGACGAAAGTGAACAGTCAACTGGTAGTATTAAAGAAACTTCAGAGCAAACTAATGAAAAGGTTACATGTAATTTAAAAGAAGAAATGTGTTTGCGAAAGGACACAAAACCCATGAAGTTAGGTTCAAAAATATCAAAGGAAGAAGTAACTTTGGAAGAGAGTAATGTGAATAGTACAATTAAAACAGAGGATACAATGACAAGTAGTACTGAAAGTCATACGTCAAAGAGAGCAGAAAAATTATTAACTACAGAGTCAGTGACGGATGAATTGAACGAAGTAGATATGCCAGAAGAAATGAAATCAGATAAAAAATTTAAAGAAGTTTTCAAACCCGAGGGTTGGGAAGGACTTGGAA GACAGACTATGGATACAGAAAATTCTGCTACAGGATGGGGTTGGGGTAGCTGGGGTGTAAGTTCATTGATTAATGCAGCCAGTGTAGGAGTTTCTACAGTAACTAGTCACGTGTCCCagggtcttatgcttctggaagaaTCTATGGGTGTAAGTGAGGAACCTACACCTGATAAAACAGAAAGCGAAGAAGATTTTGTGACTAATG ATGATAAACCAGAACAAGTTGAAGAGCAATCCTCTTTTGGGTTTGGAAATCTTATATCAGGCGTATCTTCAATAACAAAGCTAGTTGAAACGACTGGTAGTAAAGTTATGAGTGGTGGATTAGATACTTTAGAAGCTATTGGTAAAAAAACGATGGAAGTTTTACAGGATGGTGATCCAGGGTTAAAGAAAAAAAGAGCTTTCTTTGTAAATGAAGCAGAGAAGCCAATTTTATCACAAGTTCTTCGAGAAGCTAAAGAAAAAGCAGAAACTATTGAAAAAACTATTGAAGAAAAGCAACAGATGAGAAAAGTACATTTTGAAAGCCTTTTTGATGATTATCAAGGTCTTGTTCACTTAGAAGCATTGGAAATGTTATCGAAACAAAGTAATATCAAGATACAACAACATTTGATAAGTTTGGATACGAATGAGTTAAATTCTATACAAGAAACATTAGAAGAAATTAAAGAATTATGTGATTTGGGTGATGAAGATGAAAAAGAAGAAGCTGCTAATGTGGAAGATTTGAAATTTAGACTGCAAGAAGCTTGTAATGATCTTGGAATCAGTATTACATATGAAAAATTATATAAT GTTTGCGAAGATTCTAAAACTTATCTTGCACCATCCATGACACATAGTGATCAAGAAATTTTTGAACATGCCATTTCTGTTTTGGCACAATTCACAGCCTTTTCTGTAGAGAGATTTCATAAAACTGCAGAACTGCTTTTAATCAAAGATCATAGAAGCACTGTCAATGAAGCTGATGCATTGGTTCAATTAACACATATTCTCTCAAATCAAATTGGACTGCTAGCCAATGCTTATAACAGTTTCTTAAATACACTTTCTGAAACGTCAGATAAACCAGATAAAATTAAAGCTaatataacaacagtttttatggAG GCTTCAAATGCGAGCTCATACATTCAAGATGCTTTTAAGTTATTGATTCCCATCATACAAGTTGGTGCTATCTAG
- the Nup58 gene encoding nuclear pore complex protein Nup58 isoform X1 — protein sequence MSTFTFGAPTTSANTSFGFGQKPATGFNLTSTPFGSTTPTSTLSFGAPTTQTTTTGLTGFGFSNTPASSAPIQSGGLGLGTSATTTTATSLFPTPATSAPLFSGLSFGTPAASTSLSFGTPASTAATGGITFGAPVTTAPLFGSSVTGGGLLGTKSPSSTTITTTTTSKGLGGLDVSLSSKGLSQGTTNQTANKDNVWPPELLQTIDKFKEFVKEQKVLSSDIARGSARPLNRCAEDTALLMEILTTLAGSVQRDRSSADKLRQDTAKALQNAEIAQRTHDTPPGLQYENNAPLLFFMELADTFEHDLMLFRSQIETTEKHIQTMMTPKTLTPQELTMAMSKLHESLVAVAGKLQGVHSKVQQQKEQYLNFRKYVLKDNTNVFEDIKPDVKPSRSSIGKIASGPTPFGPGNKSFLSSTTLNPNRSGNYDARNRLVWGNTMSTPSATNINVGSSLKPPTASLNFSAPTNLTAPLPTSESSSSFQLQKPPISNKRGKH from the exons ATGTCAACATTTACTTTTGGAGCACCTACAACTTCGGCTAATACAAGTTTTGGATTTGGCCAAAA ACCAGCAACAGGTTTTAATTTAACCAGTACCCCTTTCGGTTCAACTACACCAACATCCACGCTAAGTTTTGGAGCACCTACAACACAAACAACAACTACTGGGCTTACTGGATTTGGGTTCAGTAACACCCCTGCAAGTTCTGCCCCAATACAATCAGGTGGTTTAGGTTTAGGAACAAGTGCAACTACTACAACTGCCACAAGTTTATTTCCAACTCCAGCTACTTCGGCTCCACTTTTTAGCGGTCTTAGTTTCGGTACACCTGCAGCAAGTACTAGTTTGTCATTTGGTACTCCAGCTAGTACAGCTGCAACTGGAGGTATCACTTTTGGTGCACCTGTTACCACAG CCCCACTATTTGGTAGTTCTGTTACCGGTGGAGGTTTATTAGGAACAAAATCACCTAGTAGTACTACTATTACTACAACTACCACTAGTAAAGGATTAGGAGGTTTAGATGTTTCTCTAAGTAGTAAAGGTCTTTCACAAGGAACCACCAACCAAACGGCTAACAAAGATAATGTCTGGCCACCAGAATTACTGCAAACGATAGATAAATTCAA GGAATTCGTGAAGGAACAAAAGGTATTGTCTTCAGATATTGCTAGGGGTTCTGCAAGACCATTAAATCGATGTGCTGAAGATACAGCATTATTAATGGAAATTTTAACTACGTTAGCTGGATCTGTCCAACGGGATCGTTCTTCCGCTGACAAATTAAGACAGGATACAGCGAAAGCGTTACAAAATGCTGAAATAGCTCAAAGAACTCATGATACTCCACCAGGATTACAATATGAAAATAATGCACCATTATTATTCTTCATGGAACTAGCTGATACTTTCGAACACGATTTAATGTTATTTAGGTCTCAAATTGAAACAACAGAAAAACATATACAGACCATGATGACTCCAAAGACTTTAACACCACAAG AATTGACAATGGCTATGAGTAAACTCCATGAGTCTCTCGTAGCTGTAGCTGGTAAATTACAAGGAGTACATTCCAAGGTGCAGCAACAAAAAGAACAATATCTTAATTTTCGAAAATATGTTTTAAAAGATAATACAAACGTCTTTGAAGACATTAAACCAGATGTAAAACCATCTCGAAGTAGTATAGGAAAAATTGCAAGTGGCCCAACTCCATTTGGACCAG GAAATAAGAGCTTTCTGTCGTCGACAACATTAAATCCTAATAGGTCAGGAAATTATGATGCACGAAATCGACTAG TTTGGGGAAATACAATGTCAACACCATCTGCTACTAATATTAATGTAGGCTCATCATTGAAACCACCAACTGCAAGTTTGAATTTTAGTGCCCCGACCAACCTTACTGCACCTTTACCAACAAGTGAATCAAGTTCGAGTTTTCAACTTCAGAAACCTCCTATTAGTAATAAAAGGGGAAAACATTAA
- the Nup58 gene encoding nuclear pore complex protein Nup58 isoform X2, producing MSTFTFGAPTTSANTSFGFGQKPATGFNLTSTPFGSTTPTSTLSFGAPTTQTTTTGLTGFGFSNTPASSAPIQSGGLGLGTSATTTTATSLFPTPATSAPLFSGLSFGTPAASTSLSFGTPASTAATGGITFGAPVTTAPLFGSSVTGGGLLGTKSPSSTTITTTTTSKGLGGLDVSLSSKGLSQGTTNQTANKDNVWPPELLQTIDKFKEFVKEQKVLSSDIARGSARPLNRCAEDTALLMEILTTLAGSVQRDRSSADKLRQDTAKALQNAEIAQRTHDTPPGLQYENNAPLLFFMELADTFEHDLMLFRSQIETTEKHIQTMMTPKTLTPQELTMAMSKLHESLVAVAGKLQGVHSKVQQQKEQYLNFRKYVLKDNTNVFEDIKPDVKPSRSSIGKIASGPTPFGPGNKSFLSSTTLNPNRSGNYDARNRLGLAWI from the exons ATGTCAACATTTACTTTTGGAGCACCTACAACTTCGGCTAATACAAGTTTTGGATTTGGCCAAAA ACCAGCAACAGGTTTTAATTTAACCAGTACCCCTTTCGGTTCAACTACACCAACATCCACGCTAAGTTTTGGAGCACCTACAACACAAACAACAACTACTGGGCTTACTGGATTTGGGTTCAGTAACACCCCTGCAAGTTCTGCCCCAATACAATCAGGTGGTTTAGGTTTAGGAACAAGTGCAACTACTACAACTGCCACAAGTTTATTTCCAACTCCAGCTACTTCGGCTCCACTTTTTAGCGGTCTTAGTTTCGGTACACCTGCAGCAAGTACTAGTTTGTCATTTGGTACTCCAGCTAGTACAGCTGCAACTGGAGGTATCACTTTTGGTGCACCTGTTACCACAG CCCCACTATTTGGTAGTTCTGTTACCGGTGGAGGTTTATTAGGAACAAAATCACCTAGTAGTACTACTATTACTACAACTACCACTAGTAAAGGATTAGGAGGTTTAGATGTTTCTCTAAGTAGTAAAGGTCTTTCACAAGGAACCACCAACCAAACGGCTAACAAAGATAATGTCTGGCCACCAGAATTACTGCAAACGATAGATAAATTCAA GGAATTCGTGAAGGAACAAAAGGTATTGTCTTCAGATATTGCTAGGGGTTCTGCAAGACCATTAAATCGATGTGCTGAAGATACAGCATTATTAATGGAAATTTTAACTACGTTAGCTGGATCTGTCCAACGGGATCGTTCTTCCGCTGACAAATTAAGACAGGATACAGCGAAAGCGTTACAAAATGCTGAAATAGCTCAAAGAACTCATGATACTCCACCAGGATTACAATATGAAAATAATGCACCATTATTATTCTTCATGGAACTAGCTGATACTTTCGAACACGATTTAATGTTATTTAGGTCTCAAATTGAAACAACAGAAAAACATATACAGACCATGATGACTCCAAAGACTTTAACACCACAAG AATTGACAATGGCTATGAGTAAACTCCATGAGTCTCTCGTAGCTGTAGCTGGTAAATTACAAGGAGTACATTCCAAGGTGCAGCAACAAAAAGAACAATATCTTAATTTTCGAAAATATGTTTTAAAAGATAATACAAACGTCTTTGAAGACATTAAACCAGATGTAAAACCATCTCGAAGTAGTATAGGAAAAATTGCAAGTGGCCCAACTCCATTTGGACCAG GAAATAAGAGCTTTCTGTCGTCGACAACATTAAATCCTAATAGGTCAGGAAATTATGATGCACGAAATCGACTAG GTCTTGCGTGGATTTAG
- the LOC143180883 gene encoding protein FAM114A2 isoform X1 produces the protein MATSESDDFESADEEMNHEISMKRNNRRWCSPTTIDSESDDDVECVSQTPITNMSHNRRREAYLSEKSQLAREKEAREEKIKRNEGASIKDACSKDESEQSTGSIKETSEQTNEKVTCNLKEEMCLRKDTKPMKLGSKISKEEVTLEESNVNSTIKTEDTMTSSTESHTSKRAEKLLTTESVTDELNEVDMPEEMKSDKKFKEVFKPEGWEGLGSEIELPEELTEEKLQPILKRLSLAGQTMDTENSATGWGWGSWGVSSLINAASVGVSTVTSHVSQGLMLLEESMGVSEEPTPDKTESEEDFVTNDDKPEQVEEQSSFGFGNLISGVSSITKLVETTGSKVMSGGLDTLEAIGKKTMEVLQDGDPGLKKKRAFFVNEAEKPILSQVLREAKEKAETIEKTIEEKQQMRKVHFESLFDDYQGLVHLEALEMLSKQSNIKIQQHLISLDTNELNSIQETLEEIKELCDLGDEDEKEEAANVEDLKFRLQEACNDLGISITYEKLYNVCEDSKTYLAPSMTHSDQEIFEHAISVLAQFTAFSVERFHKTAELLLIKDHRSTVNEADALVQLTHILSNQIGLLANAYNSFLNTLSETSDKPDKIKANITTVFMEASNASSYIQDAFKLLIPIIQVGAI, from the exons ATGGCAACATCCGAGAGCGATGACTTCGAAAGTGCTGACGAAGAGATGAACCATGAGATATCGATGAAAAGAAATAATCGACGTTGGTGTTCGCCGACGACGATTGATTCGGAATCGGACGACGACGTGGAATGTGTGTCTCAAACGCCGATTACGAATATGAGCCACAACAGAAGAAGAGAGGCGTATTTGTCGGAGAAAAGTCAGTTGGCACGTGAAAAGGAAGCGCGTGAAGAGAAGATAAAAAGAAACGAAGGTGCTAGTATTAAGGATGCATGTAGTAAAGACGAAAGTGAACAGTCAACTGGTAGTATTAAAGAAACTTCAGAGCAAACTAATGAAAAGGTTACATGTAATTTAAAAGAAGAAATGTGTTTGCGAAAGGACACAAAACCCATGAAGTTAGGTTCAAAAATATCAAAGGAAGAAGTAACTTTGGAAGAGAGTAATGTGAATAGTACAATTAAAACAGAGGATACAATGACAAGTAGTACTGAAAGTCATACGTCAAAGAGAGCAGAAAAATTATTAACTACAGAGTCAGTGACGGATGAATTGAACGAAGTAGATATGCCAGAAGAAATGAAATCAGATAAAAAATTTAAAGAAGTTTTCAAACCCGAGGGTTGGGAAGGACTTGGAAGTGAGATTGAATTACCTGAAGAATTAACggaagaaaaattgcaaccaatattaaAACGATTATCTTTGGCAGGACAGACTATGGATACAGAAAATTCTGCTACAGGATGGGGTTGGGGTAGCTGGGGTGTAAGTTCATTGATTAATGCAGCCAGTGTAGGAGTTTCTACAGTAACTAGTCACGTGTCCCagggtcttatgcttctggaagaaTCTATGGGTGTAAGTGAGGAACCTACACCTGATAAAACAGAAAGCGAAGAAGATTTTGTGACTAATG ATGATAAACCAGAACAAGTTGAAGAGCAATCCTCTTTTGGGTTTGGAAATCTTATATCAGGCGTATCTTCAATAACAAAGCTAGTTGAAACGACTGGTAGTAAAGTTATGAGTGGTGGATTAGATACTTTAGAAGCTATTGGTAAAAAAACGATGGAAGTTTTACAGGATGGTGATCCAGGGTTAAAGAAAAAAAGAGCTTTCTTTGTAAATGAAGCAGAGAAGCCAATTTTATCACAAGTTCTTCGAGAAGCTAAAGAAAAAGCAGAAACTATTGAAAAAACTATTGAAGAAAAGCAACAGATGAGAAAAGTACATTTTGAAAGCCTTTTTGATGATTATCAAGGTCTTGTTCACTTAGAAGCATTGGAAATGTTATCGAAACAAAGTAATATCAAGATACAACAACATTTGATAAGTTTGGATACGAATGAGTTAAATTCTATACAAGAAACATTAGAAGAAATTAAAGAATTATGTGATTTGGGTGATGAAGATGAAAAAGAAGAAGCTGCTAATGTGGAAGATTTGAAATTTAGACTGCAAGAAGCTTGTAATGATCTTGGAATCAGTATTACATATGAAAAATTATATAAT GTTTGCGAAGATTCTAAAACTTATCTTGCACCATCCATGACACATAGTGATCAAGAAATTTTTGAACATGCCATTTCTGTTTTGGCACAATTCACAGCCTTTTCTGTAGAGAGATTTCATAAAACTGCAGAACTGCTTTTAATCAAAGATCATAGAAGCACTGTCAATGAAGCTGATGCATTGGTTCAATTAACACATATTCTCTCAAATCAAATTGGACTGCTAGCCAATGCTTATAACAGTTTCTTAAATACACTTTCTGAAACGTCAGATAAACCAGATAAAATTAAAGCTaatataacaacagtttttatggAG GCTTCAAATGCGAGCTCATACATTCAAGATGCTTTTAAGTTATTGATTCCCATCATACAAGTTGGTGCTATCTAG